One part of the Lachnospiraceae bacterium JLR.KK002 genome encodes these proteins:
- the metK gene encoding methionine adenosyltransferase, translated as MRKLFTSESVTEGHPDKLCDQIADAILDAVLRKKPDARVACEVFASTGAVFIMGEVSAGGLEGIDIEAVARDTIREIGYRDNRFGFDADAVAVITAIHGQSPDIAQGVSRALEVRGSKKQELGAGDQGMVFGYATDETDELMPMPVYLAHALTRELAQARKGGDIPYLGPDGKAQVTVEYEDSRPVRVDTVVVSTQHLPEIGHDTIEQDIIGKVIRKVIPECLMDEDTRYLVNPTGRFVIGGPQGDTGLTGRKIVVDTYGGAARHGGGAFSGKDPTKVDRSASYAARYVAKNLVAAGLARRCEIQIAYAIGVAKPISVSVDTFGTGAVPDDRILELVEEHFDLRPSSIIRGLGLQKPIYRSTAAYGHFGRKDLQLPWEWTDKAAALRGALAKMSE; from the coding sequence ATGAGAAAACTATTTACTTCGGAATCCGTAACGGAAGGACACCCGGACAAGCTCTGCGATCAGATCGCAGATGCCATCCTGGATGCAGTCCTTCGGAAAAAGCCCGATGCAAGGGTGGCCTGCGAGGTGTTCGCCTCGACAGGGGCAGTCTTCATCATGGGGGAGGTATCAGCCGGGGGACTGGAGGGGATCGACATTGAGGCAGTTGCACGCGATACGATCCGTGAAATTGGGTACAGGGACAACCGTTTTGGGTTTGATGCGGACGCGGTCGCAGTGATCACCGCCATCCACGGCCAGTCACCGGACATTGCCCAGGGTGTCAGCCGGGCGCTGGAGGTCCGGGGGAGCAAGAAGCAGGAGCTTGGGGCCGGCGACCAGGGGATGGTATTCGGGTATGCCACGGACGAAACGGACGAGCTGATGCCCATGCCGGTCTATCTGGCTCATGCCCTTACAAGGGAGCTTGCCCAGGCAAGGAAAGGCGGGGACATCCCGTACCTGGGGCCGGACGGGAAGGCGCAGGTGACGGTGGAATATGAGGACAGCAGGCCGGTACGGGTGGATACCGTGGTAGTGTCCACCCAGCACCTCCCGGAGATTGGGCATGACACCATCGAACAGGACATCATCGGGAAAGTCATCCGCAAGGTGATCCCGGAATGCCTGATGGACGAAGACACCAGATACCTGGTCAACCCCACAGGGCGCTTCGTGATAGGAGGCCCCCAGGGGGACACCGGACTGACGGGCAGGAAGATTGTGGTGGATACTTACGGCGGGGCCGCCAGACACGGAGGCGGCGCATTTTCGGGGAAGGACCCTACAAAGGTTGACCGGAGCGCTTCCTATGCCGCCAGGTATGTGGCAAAGAACCTTGTGGCGGCAGGGCTGGCCCGCCGCTGTGAGATACAGATAGCTTACGCTATCGGCGTGGCGAAGCCAATCTCCGTATCGGTGGACACCTTTGGCACAGGGGCGGTTCCCGATGACAGGATACTGGAGCTGGTGGAGGAACACTTTGACCTGCGCCCATCCTCCATCATAAGGGGGCTGGGGCTGCAGAAGCCGATTTACCGTTCCACGGCGGCATACGGGCACTTCGGGCGCAAGGACCTGCAGCTTCCCTGGGAATGGACGGATAAGGCAGCAGCGCTCCGTGGGGCGCTGGCGAAAATGAGTGAATGA
- a CDS encoding radical SAM protein, with amino-acid sequence MHYTGTIWRPPYEACSALIQVTAGCTHHKCKFCTLYEDVPFKFRMSPLSEVEADLKEMSRYYRNAKRVFFTGANPFVLSFDKLKTLAGLVKKYYPKVQSIGCFARITDITPKTTEQLRELREMGYNSLTIGVEAGDEESLSFMHKGFGVKEILTECQRLDEVGMEYNFFYLAGIYGSGHMEEGVKNTAAVFNQLHPKIIVSSMLTIYPSSELYQEIQAGNWAEETEIEKLYELRMLIEGLAIDTYFATMGASNCVNVEGHLPKDRNRMIKWLDEVIGSVDETELRRYRENLRHL; translated from the coding sequence ATGCATTACACAGGAACGATATGGAGGCCGCCCTATGAGGCGTGCAGCGCACTGATCCAGGTGACGGCAGGCTGCACCCACCACAAATGTAAATTCTGCACGCTCTATGAGGACGTGCCGTTCAAGTTCAGGATGTCCCCCCTGTCAGAGGTGGAGGCGGATCTGAAGGAAATGAGCCGCTATTACCGGAACGCAAAGAGGGTGTTCTTTACCGGGGCCAATCCCTTTGTATTGAGCTTCGACAAACTGAAAACGCTGGCAGGGCTGGTAAAGAAATACTACCCCAAAGTGCAGTCCATCGGTTGTTTTGCCCGCATCACGGACATCACGCCGAAGACCACGGAGCAGTTGAGGGAACTGCGGGAAATGGGGTACAACAGCCTCACCATTGGCGTGGAGGCCGGGGACGAGGAATCCCTGTCCTTCATGCACAAGGGCTTCGGGGTAAAGGAAATCCTTACGGAGTGCCAGCGCCTGGACGAAGTGGGCATGGAGTACAATTTCTTTTACCTTGCCGGCATCTATGGTTCCGGGCACATGGAGGAAGGGGTGAAGAACACGGCGGCGGTGTTCAACCAGCTCCACCCGAAGATCATTGTTTCCTCAATGCTGACCATCTACCCATCCTCGGAGCTGTACCAGGAAATTCAGGCCGGGAACTGGGCGGAGGAAACGGAGATTGAAAAGCTGTATGAGCTGCGGATGCTGATAGAAGGGCTCGCTATTGATACCTATTTTGCCACCATGGGCGCGTCCAACTGCGTCAACGTGGAAGGGCATCTGCCGAAGGACAGGAACAGGATGATCAAGTGGCTGGATGAGGTCATCGGCTCCGTGGATGAAACGGAACTCAGGAGATACCGCGAGAACCTGCGGCATCTGTAA
- a CDS encoding NUDIX domain-containing protein, with protein MIQDIFPYRLDHAFRDREPEPEDCFFSFRGGEVLLRVSEDGSRRIPVFHDLGMPFAEVRRLAVFLFCVDGVTVYLLRQQGDVLPEREGRKYLPLRELDGILPSWAYFAGATALHLAGWYERNVYCGRCGSVRAQDRGRRSLSCPDCGDTVYPAIAPVVMVAVTDGDRLLMTKYGDRPLPQWVLVSGFVEAGETLEEAAEREVYEETGIRIRGLKYFGSQPWGFSGSVIAGYTAELDGSNQLHIDTGELSAAACTHVPVCRRS; from the coding sequence ATGATACAGGACATTTTCCCCTACCGCCTGGACCATGCATTCCGTGACAGGGAACCGGAGCCGGAGGATTGCTTTTTCTCCTTCCGTGGCGGAGAGGTGCTGCTGCGGGTATCGGAGGACGGCAGCAGGAGGATTCCGGTATTCCATGACCTGGGTATGCCTTTTGCAGAAGTGCGGAGGCTGGCGGTTTTCCTGTTCTGCGTGGACGGGGTGACTGTCTATCTGCTGCGGCAGCAGGGAGACGTCCTGCCCGAAAGGGAGGGCAGGAAGTATCTTCCGCTCCGGGAGCTTGACGGCATCCTGCCGAGCTGGGCGTATTTTGCCGGGGCCACTGCCCTGCACCTGGCTGGATGGTATGAGAGGAATGTCTACTGCGGAAGGTGCGGAAGTGTGAGGGCGCAGGACAGGGGGCGGCGGTCACTTAGCTGCCCGGACTGCGGGGACACCGTTTATCCGGCCATCGCCCCGGTGGTCATGGTGGCGGTCACGGACGGGGACAGGCTTCTGATGACGAAGTACGGGGACCGTCCCCTCCCGCAATGGGTTCTGGTGTCAGGCTTTGTGGAGGCAGGGGAGACGCTGGAGGAAGCGGCAGAGAGGGAAGTCTATGAGGAAACGGGCATCCGCATCAGGGGCCTTAAATATTTTGGGAGCCAGCCCTGGGGCTTTTCCGGTTCCGTGATCGCAGGCTATACGGCGGAGCTGGACGGTTCGAACCAGCTGCACATCGACACCGGGGAACTGTCAGCGGCGGCATGCACCCACGTTCCAGTCTGCCGAAGGAGCTGA
- a CDS encoding dihydroorotate dehydrogenase electron transfer subunit — translation MNTYCKAAIRNQKELMTGIWKMELEAPEIAHSARPGQFIQMYPPDERNLLARPISLAAIHGESVEVVYRVVGKGTEQFSRLRDNDMVQLMGPLGNGFTLPEAGERSVIIGGGLGIPPLLELSKRIPGEAEVFLGYADAPFMDGDFRGHGRKVHVASQTGNGGFRGTVLELVEAIAPFADRVYACGPRQMLQAVAEWAERQGIPAQVSMEERMACGIGACLGCAVKIQKPGEKDWQYLRVCRDGPVFSGREVVWNG, via the coding sequence ATGAATACCTATTGCAAGGCTGCTATAAGGAACCAGAAGGAGCTCATGACCGGAATATGGAAAATGGAACTGGAAGCGCCTGAAATCGCCCATAGTGCCAGACCGGGGCAGTTCATCCAGATGTACCCGCCGGATGAGAGAAACCTGCTGGCACGCCCGATCAGCCTGGCGGCCATCCATGGGGAAAGTGTGGAAGTAGTGTACCGGGTGGTGGGGAAGGGCACGGAGCAGTTCTCCCGGCTGCGGGATAATGATATGGTACAGCTCATGGGGCCTCTGGGGAACGGGTTCACGTTGCCGGAGGCAGGGGAGCGGAGCGTCATCATCGGCGGCGGCCTGGGGATTCCTCCCCTTCTGGAGCTTTCCAAAAGGATTCCGGGAGAGGCGGAGGTTTTCCTGGGCTATGCGGATGCCCCGTTCATGGACGGGGATTTCCGGGGACATGGCCGGAAGGTCCATGTGGCGAGCCAGACCGGGAATGGCGGCTTTCGCGGGACGGTGCTGGAGCTTGTGGAGGCCATCGCGCCTTTTGCGGACAGGGTATATGCCTGTGGTCCCCGGCAGATGCTGCAGGCTGTGGCGGAATGGGCAGAAAGGCAGGGCATCCCGGCCCAGGTATCCATGGAGGAACGGATGGCCTGCGGCATAGGTGCGTGTCTTGGATGTGCAGTGAAGATACAGAAGCCGGGGGAGAAGGACTGGCAGTACCTGCGGGTTTGCAGGGACGGCCCGGTCTTTTCCGGCAGGGAGGTGGTGTGGAATGGATGA
- a CDS encoding dihydroorotate dehydrogenase, with amino-acid sequence MDDRMETVVAGVALKNPVITASGTFGSGREYGELIDLNCLGAVTVKGVSCEPWKGNPIPRIAETQSGMLNSIGLQNPGVEHFIEHDLPFLRQHDTKIIVNICGHTLAQYCAVAERLADCDVDMLELNISCPNVEEGGLAFGTAPRMVERVVQAVRHYTGQPLTVKLSPEVTDITEIARAAVSGGADALSLINTLRGMKIDIHRRRAVLASKTGGYSGPGIMPVALRMVYEVCKTVDVPVIGMGGIATFEDALEFIMAGAAAVAVGTANFHNPYATVEIIEGIRGYLEENDIASLDKIRGIVD; translated from the coding sequence ATGGATGACAGGATGGAGACGGTGGTTGCAGGGGTGGCGCTGAAGAACCCGGTCATTACGGCATCGGGCACATTCGGCTCCGGCCGTGAGTACGGGGAGCTGATTGACCTGAACTGCCTGGGAGCCGTCACGGTCAAAGGGGTTTCCTGTGAGCCGTGGAAAGGGAATCCGATCCCCAGGATTGCGGAAACGCAGAGCGGCATGTTAAATTCCATCGGGCTGCAGAATCCGGGAGTGGAGCATTTCATTGAGCATGACCTGCCGTTCCTCCGGCAGCATGACACAAAAATCATCGTGAATATCTGCGGGCATACGCTGGCGCAGTATTGCGCGGTTGCGGAGAGGCTGGCGGACTGTGATGTGGACATGCTGGAGCTGAACATCTCCTGTCCGAATGTGGAGGAAGGAGGGCTGGCTTTCGGGACGGCCCCACGGATGGTAGAGCGGGTAGTGCAGGCGGTACGCCATTATACCGGGCAGCCGCTGACCGTGAAACTGTCGCCGGAGGTCACGGACATAACGGAGATTGCCAGGGCAGCGGTATCGGGTGGTGCGGACGCGCTTTCCCTGATCAACACGCTGCGGGGGATGAAGATAGACATCCACAGGCGCAGGGCGGTGCTCGCCAGTAAGACAGGGGGTTATTCCGGCCCAGGCATTATGCCGGTGGCGTTACGGATGGTCTATGAGGTGTGTAAGACCGTTGACGTGCCAGTGATCGGCATGGGCGGCATTGCCACCTTTGAGGATGCCCTGGAGTTCATCATGGCGGGGGCTGCCGCAGTCGCGGTGGGGACGGCGAACTTCCATAACCCTTATGCCACGGTGGAGATCATAGAGGGCATCCGGGGGTATCTGGAAGAAAACGACATAGCCTCTTTGGACAAGATCAGGGGCATTGTTGATTAG
- a CDS encoding winged helix-turn-helix domain-containing protein, producing the protein MENSLASREWIDSNLLTIIDIGKVHFCLEYRSVEVCGQEVELITKEFDILALLIMNPRRVFTYEMIMDLVWHEDYDIYARRTIINHISNIRKKLMSVPGVPNYIKSVHSVGYKFNE; encoded by the coding sequence ATGGAGAACAGTTTGGCGAGCAGGGAGTGGATTGACAGTAATCTGCTGACAATCATTGATATTGGAAAGGTTCATTTCTGCCTGGAGTACCGCTCGGTAGAAGTATGCGGGCAAGAGGTGGAGCTGATCACAAAAGAATTTGATATACTGGCCCTTCTCATCATGAATCCCAGGCGCGTGTTTACCTATGAGATGATCATGGATTTGGTATGGCATGAGGATTATGATATTTATGCCCGGAGGACGATAATCAACCATATCAGCAATATCCGTAAAAAACTGATGTCTGTGCCGGGGGTGCCGAATTATATCAAGAGCGTCCACAGTGTGGGTTATAAGTTTAATGAATAG
- a CDS encoding sigma factor-like helix-turn-helix DNA-binding protein — protein MKKINLRDYYPFYTKDTVVEVPEEIALLLREYELLEEAYRIRTYRYKAFYSLDYAGGIERDMAALDQKNPCDLVEQLYDREQLYKALASLPEKQRNRIYAHYFLGMSKSAIARAEGINESNVRKSIEHGLSNLQKVLEEIF, from the coding sequence ATGAAGAAAATCAATCTGCGGGATTATTACCCGTTTTATACAAAGGACACTGTTGTTGAGGTGCCGGAGGAAATTGCATTGCTGCTCCGGGAGTATGAGCTTCTGGAAGAAGCATACAGAATCCGTACATACCGTTACAAGGCTTTTTATTCTTTGGATTATGCTGGAGGCATTGAAAGGGATATGGCAGCTTTGGACCAGAAAAATCCCTGTGATCTTGTAGAGCAGCTTTATGACAGGGAACAGCTTTATAAAGCCCTTGCCTCTCTGCCGGAAAAACAGCGAAACCGGATTTATGCGCATTATTTTCTCGGCATGAGCAAGAGCGCCATTGCCAGGGCGGAGGGAATCAATGAGAGCAATGTGAGGAAATCCATTGAACACGGTTTGAGCAATCTTCAAAAAGTTTTAGAAGAAATTTTTTAA
- a CDS encoding recombinase family protein, which yields MKRVYCLYRVSTKKQVDKNDKNENDIPMQKTACRDFASSQQDWTILKEFSEKGISGYKVSADDRDAIQELKEAALNNEFDILLVFMFDRIGRIDDETPFVVEWFAKHGVEVWSTQEGQQCFNNHVDKLMNYLRFWQASGESEKTSIRIKSKMQQMTLDGLYTGGPVKFGYRLVDSGLVNRKGAKVKKYEIDPADSEVLHMIDEMTIHKGYGSYRMADFLNKKGYKPSGGGKFTSIKVIRILRDSFYCGRLEDGSTSPQLEALRLRSDDTYDQILYILEQRQNKNEEKRHIALQTKGQAMLSGNVFCAHCGGRLTTIRYRDSYTRADGTEYSVDQIKYSCYHKSRKLCKCDGQTTYQADRVDETIRQIIRKIFSCMDGAPEEEKLQAMFKRQMAGNRATQKKLDLEINKNKEQLTKLQLEIAKTLTGDSIYSPEDLSQAIQTIKSRVTEAEAKLTELREEEARKKQGIDLITPTYNQFKSWAEEFDTATLEQKKMIACHLFKRIEVGRDYKISVELNMSYQQFCSEWGDGSVLVTAAI from the coding sequence ATGAAACGGGTTTATTGTCTTTATAGAGTATCGACCAAAAAGCAGGTAGACAAGAACGATAAGAATGAGAACGACATCCCCATGCAGAAAACAGCGTGCCGTGATTTTGCCAGCAGCCAGCAGGACTGGACGATCCTGAAAGAGTTTTCCGAAAAAGGGATTTCTGGCTATAAGGTATCGGCGGATGACAGGGACGCCATTCAGGAGCTGAAAGAGGCGGCCTTGAATAACGAGTTTGACATTCTTCTGGTATTTATGTTTGACAGGATTGGGAGGATTGACGACGAGACGCCTTTCGTGGTGGAATGGTTCGCCAAGCACGGCGTTGAGGTATGGAGTACCCAGGAGGGGCAGCAGTGCTTCAACAACCATGTGGACAAGCTGATGAATTATCTCCGGTTCTGGCAGGCGTCCGGCGAGAGTGAAAAGACTTCCATCCGGATCAAGAGCAAGATGCAGCAGATGACCCTTGACGGGTTATATACCGGCGGCCCGGTCAAGTTCGGGTACCGTCTGGTGGACAGCGGCCTTGTGAACCGGAAGGGTGCAAAGGTTAAGAAGTATGAGATTGACCCGGCGGACAGCGAAGTGCTCCACATGATCGACGAAATGACGATCCATAAGGGGTACGGCTCTTACAGGATGGCGGACTTCCTTAATAAAAAGGGGTACAAGCCCAGCGGCGGGGGAAAGTTCACAAGCATTAAAGTAATCCGTATCCTTCGGGATTCCTTCTATTGCGGGAGGCTGGAGGACGGCTCAACTTCCCCGCAGTTGGAGGCGCTGCGGCTCCGCAGTGATGATACATACGACCAGATTCTTTACATTCTGGAGCAGAGACAGAATAAGAACGAGGAAAAGCGGCATATTGCTTTACAGACCAAAGGACAGGCAATGCTTTCCGGGAATGTGTTCTGCGCCCACTGCGGCGGGAGGCTGACAACCATCCGGTACCGCGACAGTTATACGAGGGCTGACGGCACGGAGTATTCCGTGGACCAGATCAAGTATTCCTGTTACCACAAGAGCCGCAAGCTCTGCAAGTGTGACGGGCAGACGACCTACCAGGCGGACAGGGTGGACGAGACCATCCGGCAGATCATCCGAAAAATCTTTAGCTGCATGGATGGGGCGCCGGAGGAAGAAAAGCTGCAGGCAATGTTCAAGCGGCAGATGGCCGGGAACAGGGCCACGCAGAAGAAGCTGGATTTGGAGATTAACAAGAATAAGGAGCAGCTCACGAAGCTGCAGCTTGAAATCGCAAAGACGCTGACAGGCGACAGTATTTATTCCCCGGAGGATCTGTCCCAGGCGATCCAGACCATCAAGTCACGGGTCACCGAGGCGGAGGCAAAGCTCACGGAGCTTCGGGAGGAAGAAGCCAGGAAGAAACAGGGGATTGACCTGATCACCCCGACCTATAACCAGTTCAAGTCCTGGGCGGAGGAATTTGACACTGCCACACTGGAGCAGAAGAAAATGATAGCCTGCCACTTGTTCAAGCGTATTGAGGTTGGGAGGGATTACAAGATCTCTGTGGAACTCAACATGTCATACCAGCAGTTCTGCTCCGAGTGGGGCGACGGCAGCGTTTTGGTTACGGCGGCCATCTGA
- a CDS encoding GNAT family N-acetyltransferase translates to MQSVGTCSFMISADKKIYDIAYYVHKNYWRQGYTTEIAQGMIDYARRQGAEKVTRDGCGYKRL, encoded by the coding sequence ATGCAGTCGGTTGGAACCTGCAGTTTTATGATAAGTGCGGATAAGAAGATTTATGATATTGCTTACTATGTGCATAAAAATTACTGGCGTCAGGGATATACAACGGAAATCGCGCAGGGAATGATTGATTATGCCAGAAGACAGGGGGCGGAAAAAGTTACAAGGGACGGATGTGGTTATAAAAGATTATAA